The Cygnus atratus isolate AKBS03 ecotype Queensland, Australia chromosome 21, CAtr_DNAZoo_HiC_assembly, whole genome shotgun sequence sequence ggaagaaaaggggaggagAGCTGCGGGGGTGCCCCAGCGCCTGCCCCGGACCCCTCGGCTGTGGCAGGCCGGGACGAGCcgcggggcagcgccggggccgagccgggaCCTACGGGCTCTGTAGTGGTTGCATCCCAGCCCCGTCTGCGCGCCGATCCTCTCCATCCTCGTCCCAAAGCAGCCGGAGAAGTGCCTCCGtcgggaggaggagaggaggctccTCCACCGGCTCTGCCCCTCCGCTGGCTCGGTTGGGctgggggccgggaggggggtCCCCGGCAGGTCCCACTCGGGGCCGCCGTCCTCAGCTCCAGCCTCCGGCTCGTCCTCCAGAGCCGGCCgcccctcctcctcccgcagCTGCCCCAGCGCCTCCAGGAGGTCctgggggagaaggagagggaaggaaggagccgTGGCAGGGGGACGGGGAGCCCCGCTCCTGCTCCCCCGGTCCCCGGTGGGACAGGAGCGGGTGGCCCGCCCCGGgagccccggcccgccccggccccggccccggtaCCTGCAGGGAGCGCAGCTCCGCACCGTGCTCGCCGCCGGCTGCCTGAGCCCCGGCCCAGGGCAGgacgagcagcagcagccaggccctgcagcacacagccgGCAGCTgcatcctatcctatcctatcctatcctatcctatcctatcctatcctatcctatcctatcctatcctatcctatcctgtcctgtcctgtcctatCCTATCCTTATCCTTATCCTTATCCTTATCCCTATCCTTATCC is a genomic window containing:
- the LOC118253422 gene encoding natriuretic peptides A-like, which produces MQLPAVCCRAWLLLLVLPWAGAQAAGGEHGAELRSLQDLLEALGQLREEEGRPALEDEPEAGAEDGGPEWDLPGTPLPAPSPTEPAEGQSRWRSLLSSSRRRHFSGCFGTRMERIGAQTGLGCNHYRARFWRRGRS